A genome region from Microbacterium profundi includes the following:
- a CDS encoding sensor histidine kinase: MAFGRWFPDGSGFPRLTRVGALSVLERVVMLVVIGGVIAVDVSGIIFSYGPGLSQSLLSIATTTVFALYLWSPWVATISLGIVFALSFIAGTESESIFAAAVAVGLVMRLGRTALILSYIGAFLVATAIVAYGDTNVLVNVGIYLIIAIVAGAIGFALRIALDKGRRLEQELAERAEHEREAVLAERRWIAGELHDSIAHHLTVVALHVQMLDDAERSRDSQEAIRVAAKTAMTDLRFVIELADDGPRSSAVHSGDLATAIDEARGEIEAAGHQVICQGDPRDERIHRAGEIILARIIRESATNILKHAGPGDVSIRLDVDDEALTLAISSPLPATPRRDLPSSSTGVNRMAERVVGASGEFDAGAVDGQWIVSASLPIG, translated from the coding sequence ATGGCTTTCGGTCGTTGGTTCCCGGATGGCTCTGGCTTTCCTCGGCTGACGCGAGTCGGAGCACTGAGCGTTCTCGAGCGTGTCGTCATGCTCGTGGTCATCGGCGGCGTCATCGCTGTCGACGTCTCCGGCATCATCTTCTCCTACGGGCCCGGCCTCTCTCAATCTCTTCTCAGCATCGCGACCACAACCGTGTTCGCGTTGTATCTCTGGTCGCCATGGGTGGCCACAATCTCGCTCGGAATCGTGTTCGCGCTGTCGTTCATCGCGGGTACGGAGTCCGAGTCGATCTTTGCTGCCGCTGTGGCGGTAGGACTCGTCATGCGGTTGGGCCGAACCGCGCTGATCCTGTCCTACATCGGTGCCTTCCTGGTGGCGACCGCGATCGTCGCGTACGGCGATACGAACGTCCTGGTCAACGTCGGCATCTACCTGATCATCGCGATAGTGGCGGGAGCGATCGGTTTCGCTCTCCGAATCGCCCTGGACAAGGGGCGAAGGCTGGAGCAGGAGCTCGCGGAGCGCGCAGAACACGAGCGCGAAGCGGTCCTCGCCGAACGCCGTTGGATCGCCGGCGAATTGCATGACAGCATCGCGCACCACCTCACCGTCGTCGCCCTGCATGTTCAGATGCTCGACGATGCCGAACGCAGCCGTGACTCGCAGGAGGCGATTCGTGTCGCTGCGAAGACGGCGATGACAGATCTGCGTTTCGTGATCGAGCTCGCAGACGACGGACCGCGCTCGTCTGCTGTGCACTCGGGCGACCTCGCCACGGCCATCGATGAGGCGCGCGGCGAGATCGAGGCCGCGGGCCATCAGGTGATCTGCCAAGGAGACCCACGCGACGAGCGCATTCACCGTGCCGGTGAGATCATCCTCGCGCGCATCATTCGCGAATCGGCGACGAACATCTTGAAGCATGCGGGGCCCGGCGACGTAAGCATAAGACTCGATGTTGACGACGAGGCGCTGACGCTGGCGATCAGCAGCCCGCTACCGGCGACTCCAAGGCGAGATCTTCCTTCCAGTAGTACCGGAGTGAACAGGATGGCGGAGCGTGTCGTCGGTGCAAGCGGCGAATTCGACGCCGGCGCTGTCGACGGCCAGTGGATCGTGTCGGCCTCGTTGCCGATCGGTTGA